The genomic stretch ATGATTCCGGCCGGGCCGAGATCTTCGAGCGCCCGGATCGCCTCCGGGCCGAGTTCCGGCCCCGGCAGCGCCGCGACGATGAGCCTCCCGGCGCAGCGTTCCGGATCCATGCGGGCGATTCTCGGGGGAGGGAGGATGCCCGTCAACCTCGCCGTTCCGGGAGCGTTCGCCGCCGTTCGGCATTGGTGACAGCGGTTCGCCGAAGCGCCGGGCCCGGCCGAGGATGGTCCGTTTGCGGCCCCCTCTCCGGGGGAGCTATATTCCGCCCCCTCCTGCGGTCCGGCGGGGCGGAGGTCCGGTGTGTTCCTGAATCGACGGTTCACGATCATGGTCGTTCCGGACGCCCGCGCCCGGATGCGCCGCTTCCACCTTCGCGGCGCCCATCTGGTCGCCGGTGCGGCGGCGATCGCCGTCCTGTCGATCCTCGCGGCGTCCGCTCCCGTCGGTTGGCTGCGGGCTCACCGTCTCGCGTCCGACCTGGCGGCCGCGACCCGCGAGCGTGACGAACTCGCCGGCCGGGCCGAGGAGATCGAGTCGACCCTGGCGGAGCTCCGGGACCGCCTGGACAAGTTCGAACAGAGGACCCAGAAGCTGGCGGCGATCGCGGGACTCGACCTTCCCTCGCTCGGTCCGGGCGGGCAGGGCGTGTCGGTGGGAACCGACACCCTCGGACCGGCGGAGCGCACCGCGCTGCTCGGCGAGGAGGCCGAGGAGCTGGCCAGCCTCGGGACGCTCCTGGGACGCCGGCTCGACACGGTGGAGCGGGCCATCGGCGCCCAGTCGGAGCGGCTGGCGCGCACCCCGTCGATCCTTCCGGTCCGCGGCCTCATCGGCGCCGGCTTCGCCTGGCGGCGCGACCCCTTCACGGGACGGCGCCAGTTCCACCGCGGCATCGACATCTCGGCACCGGAAGGAACCCCGGTTCACGCCCCCGGCGACGCCGTCGTGGTCAAGGCCGAGCGTCACCGGGGGTACGGCAAGGTGCTCTACCTCAGCCACGGCGACGGGATCGTGACGCGCTACGGGCACCTGTCGGAATTCAAGGTCAGGCCCGGGGACAAGGTCCGAAGGGGAGACGTGATCGGCCTGGTCGGAACGACGGGCCGTTCCACCGCCCCGCACCTCCACTACGAGGTGCTCGTCCAGGGCCGGCAGGTCGACCCGATGCGTTTCGTCCTGGACGAGGCGCTCTTCTACTGATCGGCGACCGGGCGGCCGGGCGCGCCCGCGGTGGCCCGCCGGGCCCCCGGGCGATAGGATCCCCCGTCGACGACGCCCGCCGCGCGTCGACGCGGAAGGTTGGTCATGATCCAGAAAATCCTCGGCAAGATCATCGGAACCAAGAACGAGCGCGAGCTGCGCCGGCTCCAGCCGCTGGTGGCGGCGATCAACGAGCTGGAGCCGAAGATCCGGGCGCTCACCGACGAACAGCTCCGGGCCAAGACGGCGGAGTTCCGGACCCGCCTGGACCAGGGTGCGTCGCTGGACGATCTCCTGGTCGAGAGTTTCGCCGTCGTCCGGGAGGCGGCGCGGCGCACCCTGAACATGCGCCACTTCGACGTTCAGCTCATGGGCGGCATCGTCCTCCATCAGGGGAAGATCGCCGAGATGAGGACCGGCGAGGGAAAGACACTGGTCGCCACCCTTCCGGCCTATCTCAACGCCCTCACCGGCAAGGGGGTCCATGTCGTCACGGTGAACGACTACCTGGCGAGGCGGGACGCCGAGTGGATGGGCCAGGTCTACCGCTTCCTGGGCATGAGCGTGGGTTGCATCCAGCACGATCTCGACGAGGCCGCCCGGCGCGCCGCCTACGCGGCGGACATCACCTACGCCACCAACAACGAGGTCGGCTTCGACTACCTCCGCGACAACATGAAGTTCGAGCGTAGCGGGATGGTTCAGCAGAAGGGACACCACTACGCCATCGTCGACGAGGTGGACTCGATCCTGATCGACGAGGCGAGGACGCCGCTGATCATCTCGGGCCCGTCGGAGGGGGATGTCGAGGTCTACTACCGCGTCGACCGGATCGTGCCGCAGCTCAAGCCGGGCGCCGTGATCGCCGGAGAGGTCGCGCGCGAAGAACGCGAGGCGCTGGAGGCGAGTGGGGACTACATCGTCGACGAGAAGAGCCGGAATGTCGTGCTCACGGAGCAGGGCGTCGCTCACGCGGAGCGGCTGCTGGGCGTCCAGAACCTCTACGATCCCCAGAACATCGAGCTTCTGCACGCGGTGACGCAAGCGCTCCGCGCCCACACGCTCTACAAGCGGGACGTCGACTACCTCGTCGAGGACGGCGAGGTGGTGATCATCGACGAATTCACCGGGAGAAAGATGCCCGGGCGGCGGTGGTCCGATGGCCTTCACCAGGCGGTGGAGGCGAAAGAAGGCGTCCAGATTCGCAGCGAAAACCAGACGCTGGCCACGATCACTTTCCAGAACCTGTTCCGGATGTACGAGAAGCTGGCTGGGATGACGGGCACGGCGGCGACGGAGGCGGCGGAGTTCGCCGAGATCTACAAGCTGGACGTCGTCGTCATCCCCACCAACAAGCCGATGATCCGCGAAGACCATCCGGACGTCATTTTCAAGACCGAGAAGGCGAAGTTCGACGCGGTGGCCGACGAAATCGAGCAGTGCTATGCGAGGCGGCAGCCCGTCCTCGTCGGCACGACCTCGATCGAAAAGTCGGAACGCCTGTCGGCGCTGCTGCGCAAGCGCGGCATTCCGCACGAAGTTCTCAACGCCAAGCAGCACGCACGGGAAGCCGACATCGTGGCCCAGGCCGGACGTCTGGGGGCGGTCACGATCGCCACCAACATGGCCGGCCGCGGAACGGACATCCTTCTGGGCGGGAACCCGGAGGCCCTGGCGAAGCGGCTCGTGCTGGAGAAGACGGGCAAGAGCTGGGACGAGGCGGACGAGGCGGAGCGCGAGGCCGCGCTCGCGGAGGCGCGCGAGATCTGCGCGCGCGAGCACGAGGAGGTCGTCCGGCTCGGCGGACTTCACATCATCGGCACCGAGCGGCACGAGGCCCGGCGGATCGACAATCAGCTCCGCGGCCGCGCCGGCCGGCAGGGCGACCCGGGCTCGTCGCGCTTCTACCTCTCCCTCGAAGACGATCTCATGCGGCGCTTCGCCG from Acidobacteriota bacterium encodes the following:
- a CDS encoding M23 family metallopeptidase, with product MFLNRRFTIMVVPDARARMRRFHLRGAHLVAGAAAIAVLSILAASAPVGWLRAHRLASDLAAATRERDELAGRAEEIESTLAELRDRLDKFEQRTQKLAAIAGLDLPSLGPGGQGVSVGTDTLGPAERTALLGEEAEELASLGTLLGRRLDTVERAIGAQSERLARTPSILPVRGLIGAGFAWRRDPFTGRRQFHRGIDISAPEGTPVHAPGDAVVVKAERHRGYGKVLYLSHGDGIVTRYGHLSEFKVRPGDKVRRGDVIGLVGTTGRSTAPHLHYEVLVQGRQVDPMRFVLDEALFY
- the secA gene encoding preprotein translocase subunit SecA, yielding MIQKILGKIIGTKNERELRRLQPLVAAINELEPKIRALTDEQLRAKTAEFRTRLDQGASLDDLLVESFAVVREAARRTLNMRHFDVQLMGGIVLHQGKIAEMRTGEGKTLVATLPAYLNALTGKGVHVVTVNDYLARRDAEWMGQVYRFLGMSVGCIQHDLDEAARRAAYAADITYATNNEVGFDYLRDNMKFERSGMVQQKGHHYAIVDEVDSILIDEARTPLIISGPSEGDVEVYYRVDRIVPQLKPGAVIAGEVAREEREALEASGDYIVDEKSRNVVLTEQGVAHAERLLGVQNLYDPQNIELLHAVTQALRAHTLYKRDVDYLVEDGEVVIIDEFTGRKMPGRRWSDGLHQAVEAKEGVQIRSENQTLATITFQNLFRMYEKLAGMTGTAATEAAEFAEIYKLDVVVIPTNKPMIREDHPDVIFKTEKAKFDAVADEIEQCYARRQPVLVGTTSIEKSERLSALLRKRGIPHEVLNAKQHAREADIVAQAGRLGAVTIATNMAGRGTDILLGGNPEALAKRLVLEKTGKSWDEADEAEREAALAEAREICAREHEEVVRLGGLHIIGTERHEARRIDNQLRGRAGRQGDPGSSRFYLSLEDDLMRRFAGWLMEKALDQADDVPIESKVVSRAIERAQKQVEAQNFSIRKRLLEYDDVQNLQRKEVYNLRREILEEENPREYVLGKAEEILADLVEQAFAEAEEGRGPRLDELETQVRHFFGFSPAKEGIDLEGAPEEVQERLLERIRARYAEKEERVGPEMMRRYERFVILQIIDNQWKDHLLALDHLKEGISLRAYAQRDPLVEYKRESFDLFAAMKARIEEEIVRYLMLLEPMSEEERRAQEERRRRQQEAIFRAASAAKAGERVVKTVRREGKRVGRNDPCPCGSGKKYKKCCGGVAAAGGR